One genomic region from Panthera tigris isolate Pti1 chromosome D1, P.tigris_Pti1_mat1.1, whole genome shotgun sequence encodes:
- the LOC102958569 gene encoding pregnancy-associated glycoprotein-like isoform X1 gives MLRTRGESMKWFWVLGLVALSECLVTIPLTRVKSMRENLREKDRLKDFLENHPYNLAYKFVDSVNLDLGIYFEPMRNYLDLAYVGTISIGTPPQEFKVIFDTGSSDLWVPSIYCSSPACANHNVFNPLRSSTFRISGRPIHLQYGSGTMSGFLAYDTVRFGGLVDVAQAFGLSLREPGKFMEYAVFDGILGLAYPSLSLRGTVPVFDNLWKQGLISQELFAFYLSKKNEEGSVVMFGGVDHSYYSGDLNWVPVSKRLYWQLSMDSISMNGEVIACDGGCQAIIDTGTSLLIGPSHVVFNIQMIIGANRSYSGEYVVDCDAANTLPDIVFTINGINYPVPASAYIQEGPQGTCYSGFDESGDSLLVSDSWILGDVFLRLYFTVFDRENNRIGLALAV, from the exons ATGCTCAGAACCCGAGGAGAAAGCATGAAGTGGTTTTGGGTCCTTGGGCTGGTGGCCCTCTCAGAGTGCTTAGTCAC AATCCCTCTGACGAGGGTCAAGTCCATGCGAGAAAACCTCAGGGAGAAAGACAGGCTGAAGGATTTCCTGGAGAACCATCCTTACAACCTGGCCTACAAGTTCGTTGACTCTGTAAATCTGGACCTGGGGATATATTTTGAACCGATGAGAAACTACCTGGAT CTGGCCTACGTTGGCACCATCAGCATTGGCACGCCCCCGCAGGAGTTCAAGGTCATCTTTGACACCGGCTCGTCTGACTTGTGGGTGCCCTCCATCTACTGCTCTAGCCCTGCCTGCG CTAATCACAACGTCTTCAACCCTCTGCGGTCCTCCACCTTCCGGATCTCGGGCCGGCCCATCCACCTCCAGTACGGCTCCGGGACGATGTCAGGATTTCTGGCCTACGACACCGTTCGG TTCGGGGGCCTCGTTGACGTGGCCCAGGCGTTTGGCCTGAGCCTGAGGGAGCCCGGCAAGTTCATGGAATACGCAGTTTTCGACGGCATCCTGGGCCTGGCCTaccccagcctcagcctcagaGGGACCGTCCCTGTCTTCGACAACCTGTGGAAGCAGGGTCTCATTTCTCAGGAGCTCTTTGCCTTCTACTTAAGCAA aAAGAACGAGGAGGGCAGTGTGGTGATGTTCGGCGGTGTGGACCATTCCTACTACAGCGGAGACCTCAACTGGGTCCCTGTGTCCAAACGGCTGTACTGGCAGTTATCCATGGACAG CATCTCCATGAACGGGGAGGTCATTGCTTGTGATGGTGGCTGCCAGGCCATCATTGATACAGGAACCTCGCTGCTGATTGGCCCGTCTCACGTTGTCTTCAACATCCAGATGATCATCGGCGCCAACCGGTCCTACAGCGGCGAG TACGTAGTTGACTGTGATGCCGCCAACACTCTGCCCGACATCGTCTTCACCATCAACGGCATCAACTACCCGGTGCCAGCCAGTGCCTACATCCAGGAG GGTCCTCAGGGCACCTGCTACAGCGGCTTTGACGAGAGCGGAGACAGCTTGTTGGTCTCAGACTCCTGGATCCTGGGCGATGTCTTCCTGAGGTTGTATTTCACCGTCTTCGATCGAGAAAACAACAGGATTGGCCTGGCTCTGGCAGTGTAA
- the LOC102958569 gene encoding pepsin F-like isoform X2 encodes MRENLREKDRLKDFLENHPYNLAYKFVDSVNLDLGIYFEPMRNYLDLAYVGTISIGTPPQEFKVIFDTGSSDLWVPSIYCSSPACANHNVFNPLRSSTFRISGRPIHLQYGSGTMSGFLAYDTVRFGGLVDVAQAFGLSLREPGKFMEYAVFDGILGLAYPSLSLRGTVPVFDNLWKQGLISQELFAFYLSKKNEEGSVVMFGGVDHSYYSGDLNWVPVSKRLYWQLSMDSISMNGEVIACDGGCQAIIDTGTSLLIGPSHVVFNIQMIIGANRSYSGEYVVDCDAANTLPDIVFTINGINYPVPASAYIQEGPQGTCYSGFDESGDSLLVSDSWILGDVFLRLYFTVFDRENNRIGLALAV; translated from the exons ATGCGAGAAAACCTCAGGGAGAAAGACAGGCTGAAGGATTTCCTGGAGAACCATCCTTACAACCTGGCCTACAAGTTCGTTGACTCTGTAAATCTGGACCTGGGGATATATTTTGAACCGATGAGAAACTACCTGGAT CTGGCCTACGTTGGCACCATCAGCATTGGCACGCCCCCGCAGGAGTTCAAGGTCATCTTTGACACCGGCTCGTCTGACTTGTGGGTGCCCTCCATCTACTGCTCTAGCCCTGCCTGCG CTAATCACAACGTCTTCAACCCTCTGCGGTCCTCCACCTTCCGGATCTCGGGCCGGCCCATCCACCTCCAGTACGGCTCCGGGACGATGTCAGGATTTCTGGCCTACGACACCGTTCGG TTCGGGGGCCTCGTTGACGTGGCCCAGGCGTTTGGCCTGAGCCTGAGGGAGCCCGGCAAGTTCATGGAATACGCAGTTTTCGACGGCATCCTGGGCCTGGCCTaccccagcctcagcctcagaGGGACCGTCCCTGTCTTCGACAACCTGTGGAAGCAGGGTCTCATTTCTCAGGAGCTCTTTGCCTTCTACTTAAGCAA aAAGAACGAGGAGGGCAGTGTGGTGATGTTCGGCGGTGTGGACCATTCCTACTACAGCGGAGACCTCAACTGGGTCCCTGTGTCCAAACGGCTGTACTGGCAGTTATCCATGGACAG CATCTCCATGAACGGGGAGGTCATTGCTTGTGATGGTGGCTGCCAGGCCATCATTGATACAGGAACCTCGCTGCTGATTGGCCCGTCTCACGTTGTCTTCAACATCCAGATGATCATCGGCGCCAACCGGTCCTACAGCGGCGAG TACGTAGTTGACTGTGATGCCGCCAACACTCTGCCCGACATCGTCTTCACCATCAACGGCATCAACTACCCGGTGCCAGCCAGTGCCTACATCCAGGAG GGTCCTCAGGGCACCTGCTACAGCGGCTTTGACGAGAGCGGAGACAGCTTGTTGGTCTCAGACTCCTGGATCCTGGGCGATGTCTTCCTGAGGTTGTATTTCACCGTCTTCGATCGAGAAAACAACAGGATTGGCCTGGCTCTGGCAGTGTAA